From Chthoniobacterales bacterium:
GTCGAGAAATGTGCTCACGGGAAATGCAGGAAGGACTTTGACAGAATTAACGGAATTTCGGGAATTGGATTTCAGAAACTTCCATTCCGTAAATTCTGTGAATTCTGTCTAAGGAGCTTTTGTATTCTCGTTGACCCACGAGGTGTAGGCGGGGTTCAGGCTTTGTGCGTCGAGGGTGAGGATCTCCGGGCAGTCGTAGGGATGAATCTCGCGGAGGCGCTGCGCGGCAGCTTCGGTGCGGGTGGGGGAGGTCTTTATCCAGACCACGATTTCCTCGGTGTCCTCGAGTTTGCCGTCCCAGATGTAGATGGAGCGGGCGCGGTGGAAGAGCGTGCCGCAGGCGGCGAGCTTCTCGCGAATGAGCATGCGAACGGCGCTGGTGGCATCCGCTTCCTTCGCGAACGTGGTGACGAGCAGACGAACCTCAGGCGGCGACGGCGTCATGGAGCCGAATGGTGGCGGCCTGGCGGACAATCCATCCGCCGCCGACGACCTGATCGCCGACGTAGAGCACGGCCGCCTGGCCGGGCGTGACGGCGCGCTGCGGAATGACGAGCTGCACGCGATGGCGGCCGTTCTCCGCGGGGTGGACGATGGCCGCGGCGCCGGGGTGGGCGTAGCGAATCTTCACCGTCACTTCGAGCGGCTCCGTGAGGTCGGGAATGTGCCAGTTCGCGTTATCGATCTCGAATTCCTCGCGGACCAGTTCCTCCTCGCGGCCGACGATCACGCGCGAGTTCTCGGCGTCGATGTCGATCACGTAGAGCGGATACGGCGAGCCGCCGGGCAGGCCCTTGCGCTGGCCGATCGTGAACATCTCGATGCCCTCGTGCGGGGCGAGATATTTGCCCGCGGTGTCGTAAATGCCGCCGGGGTGGAATTCGCTCTCGCCGAGGTGTGAACGGAGGAAGGCCTTGTAGTCGTTGCCGGGAACGAAGCAGATCTCCTGGCTGTCGACCTTGTCGGCGACCTTGAGGCCGATCTCGCGGGCGATCTCGCGAATCTCGGGCTTCGTCATGCCGCCGAGCGGCGTCACGGCGCGCTGGAGCTGCGCCTGACGGAGCGAAAAAAGAAAGTAGCTCTGGTCCTTGCGGTCATCGAGGCCACGGCGAAGCACGGCGCGGTCCTGGCCCTCGGGGCCTCCCTGATGGTGCTCGATGATTGCGTAGTGGCCAGTGGCGATGTATTCCGCGCCGAGCGCGGCGGCCTTCGTCCAGAGATTGCCGAACTTGAGCTTCTCGTTGCACATCACGCACGGATTCGGCGTGCGGCCGGCGCGGTATTCGCTCGAGAAGTAATCGATGACGAGTTTCTCGAACTGATCGGCCTCGTCGACGACGTAATGCGGGATGCCGAGCGCGTGGGCAACGCCGCGGGCATCGGCAATGGCGGACGGGCCGCAGCACTTGTCCTCGGCGCGCGAAATGCAGTCCTGCGGCCAGACCTTCATGGTCACGCCGATGACTTCCCAGCCGTCGCGCTTGAGCAGGTAGGCGGTCACACTGGAATCCACCCCACCACTCATGCCAACGAGCACCCGTCTGCCGTTGCCTTTCATTCGAACCGAGGACTATGACGGCAGTTCAGCCGAACGTCAAACTCGCTGGCGCCGAAGGACCGTGAGCATGACGATCAGACGGCGATGTGGGCGTAGGCGCGGGACATCCTCCGGCACTGGATTTCGTTGTAGATCGTTGCGGGGCGGGGGCGGTCCGCGGTGGTGGCCATGTGGCCGGGGTCGAGGAGCTGCTTGAACTTCGTCGTCCACAGGTAGCCGCGGAAGACTTCGCCGGCACCGATGCGGAATTTTGCGCGGAGGGATTCGAGTTCCTCCTGGCCGAAGCGCTTGAGCGTCCAGCGGCCGTCTTCGTCGCGAACCACGCGGCCGCATTCCTGGGCGTCCTGCGCGGCGAAGGCGATGAGCATGCGCCAGCGGGGAACGCGGGGAGTGCTGGCCGGGTAGGCCTTG
This genomic window contains:
- the mnmA gene encoding tRNA 2-thiouridine(34) synthase MnmA, with the protein product MKGNGRRVLVGMSGGVDSSVTAYLLKRDGWEVIGVTMKVWPQDCISRAEDKCCGPSAIADARGVAHALGIPHYVVDEADQFEKLVIDYFSSEYRAGRTPNPCVMCNEKLKFGNLWTKAAALGAEYIATGHYAIIEHHQGGPEGQDRAVLRRGLDDRKDQSYFLFSLRQAQLQRAVTPLGGMTKPEIREIAREIGLKVADKVDSQEICFVPGNDYKAFLRSHLGESEFHPGGIYDTAGKYLAPHEGIEMFTIGQRKGLPGGSPYPLYVIDIDAENSRVIVGREEELVREEFEIDNANWHIPDLTEPLEVTVKIRYAHPGAAAIVHPAENGRHRVQLVIPQRAVTPGQAAVLYVGDQVVGGGWIVRQAATIRLHDAVAA
- the cutA gene encoding divalent-cation tolerance protein CutA codes for the protein MTPSPPEVRLLVTTFAKEADATSAVRMLIREKLAACGTLFHRARSIYIWDGKLEDTEEIVVWIKTSPTRTEAAAQRLREIHPYDCPEILTLDAQSLNPAYTSWVNENTKAP